The Arthrobacter sp. OAP107 DNA segment GTCACTTCGACCCATACCGGTGCCGAGCTCGAGGGCCTCACCTACGAGCCGCTCTGGCACGACTTCGCCGACACGGAAAAGTACGGCACCCAGAACGCCTGGCAGTTCCTCGTGGCGGATTACGTCACCACCACCGACGGCACCGGCATCGTCCACCAGGCCCCGGCCTACGGTGAGGACGACCAGAAAGTCTGTGAGGAAGCCGGCATCCCCGTGGTCCTCTCCGTGGACGAGGGCGCCAAGTTCCTGCACCTGTTCGCCCATGGCGACCTGCACGACATCGTCGGGCTGCAGGTCTTCGAAGCCAACAAGCCCATCACCCAGGTGCTCCGCGCCCAGGGCCGCCTGGTCCGCCAGGCCAGCTACGAGCACAGCTACCCGCACTGCTGGCGCTGCCGCAACCCCCTGATCTACCGCGCCGTCTCCTCCTGGTACGTGGAGGTCACCAAGTTCCGCGACCGGATGTCAGAGCTGAACCAGGAGATCAACTGGATCCCCGGCAACGTCAAGGACGGCCAGTTCGGCAAGTGGCTCGCCAACGCCCGGGACTGGTCCATCAGCCGCAACCGCTACTGGGGCAGCCCCATCCCGGTGTGGCAGTCCAGCGATCCCGAGTACCCGCGCACGGACGTGTACGGCTCCCTCGCGGAAATCGAGGCCGACTTCGGCCGGCTGCCGCTGAACAAGGACGGCCAGGTGGACCTGCACCGGCCGTTCATTGACGAACTGACCCGGCCCAACCCGGACGATCCCCGCACCCCCGAAGAGGGCCAGTCGGTTATGCGCCGCGTGGAGGACGTGCTGGACGTCTGGTTCGACTCCGGCTCCATGCCCTACGGCCAGGTGCATTACCCGTTCGAGAACGAGGCCTGGTTCGACACCCACAACCCGGCCGACTTCATCGTGGAGTACATCGGACAGACCCGCGGCTGGTTCTACATGCTGCATATCCTGTCCACCGCGCTGTTTGACCGCCCGGCCTTCCGGAACGTCATCAGCCACGGCATCGTGCTGGGCTCCGACGGCCAGAAGATGTCCAAGAGCCTGCGCAACTACCCGGACGTCTCCGAGGTCCTGGACCGCGACGGCTCCGACGCCATGCGCTGGTTCCTCATGTCCAGCCCCATCCTGCGCGGCGGCAACCTCGTGGTCACCGAACAGGGCATCCGCGACGGCGTCCGCCAGGTCATCCTGCCGCTGTGGAACGTGTACAGCTTCTTCACGCTGTACACGAACGCCGCGAAGGGCGGCAACGGCTACGACGCCCAGCTGCGGTACGACGGCTACACGGACACGCTGGATCAGTACCTGCTGGCCAACACGGGCGACCTCGTCCGGAACATGACAGCCCAGCTGGACACCTACGACATCTCCGGGGCCTGCGACGAGCTCCGCAGTTACCTGGACATGCTCACCAACTGGTATGTCCGCCGCAGCCGCCAGCGCTTCTTCGACGAGAACGCCGACGCCTTCGACTCCCTTTACACCGCCCTGGAAGCCGTGTGCCGCGTGGCCGCACCGCTGCTGCCGCTCGTGTCCGAGGAGATCTGGCGCGGCCTCACCGGCGGCCGCTCCGTGCACCTCGCCGACTGGCCGGACCCCGAGCTGTTCCCCTCCAACGCGGCCCTGGTCGAGGCGATGGACCGCGTGCAGCAGATCTGCTCCACCGGCTCCTCGCTGCGGAAGGCAGCCAACCTGCGCGTGCGCCTGCCACTGCAGGAACTCACTGTGGTGGCACCCGGCGCAGATGCGCTGGAAGGCTTTGCCGCCGTCGTCGCCGACGAACTGAACCTGCGCTCGGTCCGCCTGCTGGATGCCGCCAGCGCCTCCCCGGAGGAGTTTGGCATCGAGCAGAAGCTCGTGGTCAACGCCCGTGCCGCCGGTCCGCGCCTCGGCAAGAACGTGCAGCTGGCCATCAAGGGTTCCAAGTCCGGCGACTGGTCAGTCTCCGACGCCGGCGTGGTCACCGCGGGCGGCCTTGAGCTGGAACCGCAGGAATACACCCTGGAGACGGTGGTGGCAGAGTCCGACGGCGGTTCGGCCTCTGCGTCTTCTGCTGCCGCAGTATTGCCCACCGGCGGCTTCGTGGTGCTGAACACCGAAGTCACCCCCGAGCTCGAGGCCGAAGGCCTCGCCCGTGACATGGTCCGGGCCATCCAGCAGGCCCGTAAGGACGCCGCGCTGAACGTGAGCGACCGGATCCGGACCACCGTGAACGCCGCGCAGAACGTCATCGACGCCCTGCTGGCGAACGCCGAACTGGTGAAGACCGAAACGCTGACGCTCGAGCTGGAGGCCGTGCCTGCCGACGCCGCGGAACCGCGTATCACCGTTGAAAAAGTGGGGGCCTGAGACATGACCGACGAATTCTCCGTGGAGAGCGTCTACGCCGAGCTGCTCGGCCGGGCGCCGGAAAACAAGATGGAGCCGCGGCTGGCGCCGCTGTTCCGCGCCATGGACGTGCTGGGGGAGCCGAACAAGGCCTACCCGATCATCCACATCACCGGTACCAACGGTAAAACCTCGACGGCCCGGATGATCGAGGCCGGCCTGCGCGCCCACGGCCTCAGCACCGGCCGCTACACCAGCCCGCACCTGTCCAAGGTGACGGAGCGGATCAGCCTGGACGGGGCACCCGTGTCCGACGAGACGTTCGTGCGTATCTGGGACGAGATCCGCCCGTACCTGCAGATCGTCGACGACGAACTCACCGCCGAGGGCCAGCCCCGGCTGACGTACTTCGAGTGCCTCACCATCCTGGCCTTCGCCGTATTCGCCGACCAGCCGGTCAATGTCGCCATCATGGAGGTGGGCCTTGGTGGCATCACCGACGCCACCAACGTCGGTGACGGCCAGGTGTCTGTGGTGACCCCGATCTCCCTCGACCACACCGACCTGCTGGGCGACACCACCGAGGACATCGCCTACGAGAAAGCGGGCATCATCAAGCCCGGCGGCTTCCTCGTCAGCGCAGCCCAGCCCCTGGACGCCGCGCAGGTCCTGCTGGAGAAGGCCAAGGAAGTGCAGGTGCCGTTCCGCTTCGAAGGGGTGGAATTCGGCGTCGAGTCCCGGCAGGTCGCCGTCGGCGGCCAGGTGGTGACGGTCCAGGGCCTCGCCGGCCGTTACCCGGACCTCATGGTTCCGCTGCACGGTGCCCACCAGGCCGAGAACGCTGCCGTGGCCGTGGCCGCGCTGGAGGCGTTCCTTGGCGGCGGCGAGAAGGAGCTGTCCCTGGAGGTCCTGCAGGAGGCCTTCGCCACCGTCTCATCCCCGGGCCGGCTGGAAGTCCTGCGGACAGCACCCACCATCATTGTGGATGCCGCCCACAACCCTGACGGCATCCGGGTTTCGGCCGAGGCCATCCAGGAGGCCTTCAGCTTCAGCAAGCTGGTAGTGGTGGTGGGCGTGCTCAAGGAGAAGGACGCCGAAGAGATCCTGCGCCAGCTCAAGGAGTCACTGGGCGGCCTCGCGGAGGAATTCTGCTTCACACAGTCCAATTCCCCGCGGGCGGTGCCGGCAGCGGAACTGGCGGACCTCGCCGTCGACCTAGGCTTTGGCGAGGAAAACGTGCACATCGCCGAGAAGCTGGACGACGCACTGGAGTGGGCTGTCGAGCGCGCCGAGGCGAATGACGACCTCGCCGGCGGTGTGCTGGTGACAGGCTCCATCACGCTGGTGGCGGACGCCCGCATCCTGCTTGGGAAGGCGGCCGCCTGATGGCGCGGCTCACCAAGGCCCAGCGCGAATGGCGCCCCGGCATGCCCAAGAAGCGGCGGTCCACCAAGGTCATGTTCGCCTCGACGGTCCTGCTGCTGGAGGCCTTCGTTGTCTTCTTCGCAACGCTGGCGGTGTTCGGTTTGCGTCGCGCCGAAATCTCCCCGGCGCTGATCCTCTCCGTGGGCATCGGGCTGAGCGTGGTGCTGATCCTCGCCTGCGCCGTGCTGTCCAAGCCGTGGGGCGTGGCGCTGGGCTGGGTCCTTCAGCTGGTGCTCATCCTTACCGGCTTCGCCGAACCCATGATGTTCCTCGTGGGCGCGCTGTTCGCCCTCGCCTGGTGGTACGGCATCCGGGCCGGAATCCGCATCGACCGCGAATCGGCCCAGCGCGAGCGGGAGCAGGCCGAATGGGATGCCGCGCACTCGGAGACCACCGGCCATGAAGGTGCCGGCACTGAAGGCGCTGGCCAGACCCCGTAGACTTACCGTCGAAACCCACAACCAACCTCATTGGAGCAACTGTGAGCATTGAGCGCACCCTTGTCCTGATCAAGCCGGACGGCGTCACCCGCAACCTGACGGGCGAAATCCTCAAGAGGATCGAAGCCAAGGGCTACACCCTGGCCGAACTCAAGAAGACCAACGCCAGCCGGGAACTGCTCGAGCAGCACTACGAGGAGCACGTGGGCAAGCCGTTCTACGAGCCGCTCGTGGAGTTTATGCTCAGCGGCCCCGTCGTCGCGGCCATCTTCGAGGGCCACCGTGTCATCGAAGGCTTCCGCTCGCTCGCCGGCACCACCGATCCCACGACGGCGGCCCCCGGGACCATCCGCGGCGACTTCGGCCGCGACTGGGGCCTGAAGGTGCAGCAGAACCTGGTCCACGGCTCGGACTCGGTGGACTCGGCCGAGCGCGAAATCAAGATCTGGTTCCAGGCCTGAGCTAAGCGCGAACGTACAGTTGTGGCCCCTCACTCCTCGGAGCGGGGGGCCACAACTGTACGTTCGCGCTGTTAGAAGCCTGCCGTGTTAGAAACCTGAGGTGCCGGCGAACACCTGGATGAACGCGAAGAAGATGGTGGCGATCACGGCCACGTAGAGCAGTGCCGAGATGATCCAGCCGGAGTCGCCCAGGATCCTGGACAGGCGTGCCGGCGCCGGAATCACGCCGTGGACTACGTTCCGCACGGTGACCCAGACGAAAAGCGGAATCATCGCTGCCCAGACAACCATGCAGAACGGGCACAGGATGTGGATGGAATACAGCGCCTGCGACCACAGCCACACCACGAAGATGAAGCCGAGGGTGATGCCGGCCTGCAGCCCAAGCCAGTACCAGCGCGCGAACCGGGCCCCGGCAAGCAGCGCCATTCCCACAGTGGTGGTGATGGCGAAGGCAACAATTCCGATGAACATGTTCGGGAAGCCGAAGACTGAACTCTGCCACGTCTGCATGACCTGCCCGCAGGAAATCCAGGGGTTTACATCGCAGACGGTGGCGTGGTTGGGGTCCTTGAGGACCTCAAGTTTTTCCAGCACCAGGATGCCGGAGGCCAGCCAGCCCACGATGCCGGTGATGACCAGCAGCCAGCCGAAGGGGCGGTCGCGTGTCATGGCCGGCGCGGCGGCACCGGCCAAAGCCGATTCAGGCCCGGCACCGTCCTGGTGATCCTCTTCGTAGTCCGTGCCCGTGGGGGGCGAAGTGCGTGGCATGGGATGGCGTCCTTTGTCTGGGGTGCTCCTGCCCAGATTGTATCGCCGCCAGCTTGAGGCGGCCTGTACCCGCGGCCCACAGCCGCATTGACCGGCTTTGTCACACAATTACAGCGTATTTGAACGGCAATATGAGAGAATAAACGTGGCTGGAGCGCGAACCACATTCGAACTCCAGTCCGGTGGCTTGTTCCCAAGACCGCCAATGAGCAGTGGTGCAGGCTTCGGAAAGAAGATCCAGCCTCCCACCCTCCATTGGACGGCACCTGGTTGTGGTTGTCAGAAACAACGGGTTCCAGTAACAAGCCCGCCGGCCTGTCAGGCCTGCCGCACCCCACTGCCGGTGCGAGCCTGCTGGTATCCAATTGACTTCTGTCAATGCCTGCGGGTTTTGACAATATATGCCCCAATGGGTGCCGAATGTGGCGGCATGTCAGGGGCAGGAGTGTTGCCACATATGGATAATGACCAGGTTATAGCCGACAATGTTGAACCGGCTGCCGCCGGCGAAGCCGCCACCGAGGCGCCCAAGAAAGCCACCAGGACCCGGCGCAAGGCTACGCCCAAGGCCACAGCAGCGGACGCCGAGTCCCTTACGCCGGAGTCC contains these protein-coding regions:
- a CDS encoding folylpolyglutamate synthase/dihydrofolate synthase family protein; translation: MTDEFSVESVYAELLGRAPENKMEPRLAPLFRAMDVLGEPNKAYPIIHITGTNGKTSTARMIEAGLRAHGLSTGRYTSPHLSKVTERISLDGAPVSDETFVRIWDEIRPYLQIVDDELTAEGQPRLTYFECLTILAFAVFADQPVNVAIMEVGLGGITDATNVGDGQVSVVTPISLDHTDLLGDTTEDIAYEKAGIIKPGGFLVSAAQPLDAAQVLLEKAKEVQVPFRFEGVEFGVESRQVAVGGQVVTVQGLAGRYPDLMVPLHGAHQAENAAVAVAALEAFLGGGEKELSLEVLQEAFATVSSPGRLEVLRTAPTIIVDAAHNPDGIRVSAEAIQEAFSFSKLVVVVGVLKEKDAEEILRQLKESLGGLAEEFCFTQSNSPRAVPAAELADLAVDLGFGEENVHIAEKLDDALEWAVERAEANDDLAGGVLVTGSITLVADARILLGKAAA
- the ndk gene encoding nucleoside-diphosphate kinase, giving the protein MSIERTLVLIKPDGVTRNLTGEILKRIEAKGYTLAELKKTNASRELLEQHYEEHVGKPFYEPLVEFMLSGPVVAAIFEGHRVIEGFRSLAGTTDPTTAAPGTIRGDFGRDWGLKVQQNLVHGSDSVDSAEREIKIWFQA
- a CDS encoding vitamin K epoxide reductase family protein, with the protein product MPRTSPPTGTDYEEDHQDGAGPESALAGAAAPAMTRDRPFGWLLVITGIVGWLASGILVLEKLEVLKDPNHATVCDVNPWISCGQVMQTWQSSVFGFPNMFIGIVAFAITTTVGMALLAGARFARWYWLGLQAGITLGFIFVVWLWSQALYSIHILCPFCMVVWAAMIPLFVWVTVRNVVHGVIPAPARLSRILGDSGWIISALLYVAVIATIFFAFIQVFAGTSGF
- the ileS gene encoding isoleucine--tRNA ligase, whose amino-acid sequence is MTYYPKASAVPSGQGSSAGVSASVKFPEIEERILKYWDQDGTFQASIDQRSADLPGGAPGSNEFVFYDGPPFANGLPHYGHLLTGYAKDLVGRYQTQRGKRVERRFGWDTHGLPAELEAMKQLGMTDKTQIEAMGIDKFNDACRASVMKYANEWQAYVTRQARWVDFDNDYKTLNVEYMESVLWAFKQLHEKGLTYNGYRVLPYCWKDETPLSNHELRMDDDVYKNRQDQTVTVTFPVKAGESELSRQLAGVQALAWTTTPWTLPTNLALAVGPAISYAVLPAGPNGVKAASAEAPVTGSFLLAEDLLGTYAKDLGYGDGAAGAAAAAAAVTSTHTGAELEGLTYEPLWHDFADTEKYGTQNAWQFLVADYVTTTDGTGIVHQAPAYGEDDQKVCEEAGIPVVLSVDEGAKFLHLFAHGDLHDIVGLQVFEANKPITQVLRAQGRLVRQASYEHSYPHCWRCRNPLIYRAVSSWYVEVTKFRDRMSELNQEINWIPGNVKDGQFGKWLANARDWSISRNRYWGSPIPVWQSSDPEYPRTDVYGSLAEIEADFGRLPLNKDGQVDLHRPFIDELTRPNPDDPRTPEEGQSVMRRVEDVLDVWFDSGSMPYGQVHYPFENEAWFDTHNPADFIVEYIGQTRGWFYMLHILSTALFDRPAFRNVISHGIVLGSDGQKMSKSLRNYPDVSEVLDRDGSDAMRWFLMSSPILRGGNLVVTEQGIRDGVRQVILPLWNVYSFFTLYTNAAKGGNGYDAQLRYDGYTDTLDQYLLANTGDLVRNMTAQLDTYDISGACDELRSYLDMLTNWYVRRSRQRFFDENADAFDSLYTALEAVCRVAAPLLPLVSEEIWRGLTGGRSVHLADWPDPELFPSNAALVEAMDRVQQICSTGSSLRKAANLRVRLPLQELTVVAPGADALEGFAAVVADELNLRSVRLLDAASASPEEFGIEQKLVVNARAAGPRLGKNVQLAIKGSKSGDWSVSDAGVVTAGGLELEPQEYTLETVVAESDGGSASASSAAAVLPTGGFVVLNTEVTPELEAEGLARDMVRAIQQARKDAALNVSDRIRTTVNAAQNVIDALLANAELVKTETLTLELEAVPADAAEPRITVEKVGA
- a CDS encoding DUF4233 domain-containing protein, translated to MARLTKAQREWRPGMPKKRRSTKVMFASTVLLLEAFVVFFATLAVFGLRRAEISPALILSVGIGLSVVLILACAVLSKPWGVALGWVLQLVLILTGFAEPMMFLVGALFALAWWYGIRAGIRIDRESAQREREQAEWDAAHSETTGHEGAGTEGAGQTP